GCATGGCGACAACAGCGCCCCGCGATGAACGGTAGACCGCAAACGCGTGTTGCATAGCCTCCATCAGGGCAAGACCGCTATGCTGGTGGAACGCGAAACCAGTCTCGCCGTCCACCACCTTGACCAACCCCCCGACATAATGAACAATGGGCAGATTACCAAAAAGCTGGGCGATGAAATCGGTAAGTCCGCACGGTTCATAGCGAGAGGGCACGAGAAAGAAATCCCCGGCAGCATACACCCAGTTGGCAAGACTTGGGTCAAACCCCCTAAGGAGACAAACCCGCCCTTTATATCTATGATCACTGGCCAGAGCGACCAAGGCATCTTCAATCTCCTTTTGGCCTGAGCCTAAAATCAGTATTTGGAAATCATCATCGCTCGGCAAAAGATATTTCAGCGCATCGATCATGATGTCCACCCCCTTCTGGGTGGAGAAGCGACCAATGAAGGTCACCAAGGGTTGATCAGGGAGAAAATCAAGACTGCCGCTCTGACGGATGCCGCTTAGACTTTTAGCGGCAACAGCGTCACAGAGTTCCTTTCTGCACTGCACCTTACCGGAAAGTCCAATTGACGTCTCACCTATCCCGTTACCCTCACCACCTTGCCCCCCCCCTGCTAGTTGAAATCCGACAGGCAGACCAAGCCTCTGGTAATCCATGGGATTAAATTCCGCAGGATCGATGCCGTTGGTTATCCCCTGCAATGCCAGCCCCCGAGCCAAAAGCTGATGACCAAGCCAACCGGTCATGGCATCATCCACGGTCTCCCGCAACTCACGGGCATAGTTCTCGCTTACCGTGTTCATCTCCGCATAATGGGCTGCTGCCAAAAAAGGATCAAAGGCCCCATTTAGCACGTTAGCGGTTATGACCCGTGCAGGCAAGCCGGTAACCGCTTGGGCAAAAGGCAAATCATGGACTTCTTGATGATAACCGAGCCCGGCGTTATGGATGGTGACCACGAACCCGGTTTCCTTAAAGTAATGACAAAACCCGTCCTGTTCTCTGGCAAGAGCCGGGAGCAAGGCGGTATGACCGTCGTGACAGTGGATAATATCGGGTCGGATACCAAGCTGAATCAGCAGGCAAAGGGCGGCCTTCTGATGCAAGACATTCATGGCGAAATAGTCGTAATGACCTTCTCCCTGCCGATGCAAGGGGTTATGACGTTCGTCAAGGGCCGTATAGGTATAGATCCCGCTTTTTTCTCGAAAACGAGGGCTGTCGATCAAATAGATATCCACCTCTTCCTTCCGACACCAGATAGAGACAAATTCGCGCCGTTCCTCTTGGGGATAGGACATATCCAGGTCGAAGTCCAGTCCGATCCGGATAAATCCCAATCGTTCCGGGTCAATCGTGCCGTACATCGGCAGAACCACACTGACCGACCGGCCACCGCGAGAAAGCGCCACACTCAGCTGCATGGCCACATCCTTCACACCGCCAGCACCGGCCAGTTCTCCGTATTCTCGGGCAATCATCCAAATTGAGTTAATGGGGAAAATTGGTTGTGCCATAATATCCTTGCTCTGTGCTATGAGTGAAAAAGATTAACAACGGAAGGGTGAGCAACATCGACATCATTGCGCACGTGGATAGATTCCCTACTGGTACAAACACCGTTTGATCTTATACGTTGGAGTCTTGACAAAAGGCTCGGTCCGTTCGCTTACAGTGTGCACCCTGGAGTACCCGGGGAGCTTACGGTTAACGGTATCCTTGATCTCGGCCAGGAGGCGCTGAATCGTCTGACGTTGCGCGTCCTGATTTCCCTTGGCCAGATCGACCAGATCATAGTCGAGATAGACCAGGGCCTCAAGCCGACCATTTCGTTCAACCACCAACGACTCGACGACCTGCATACAGGCATTGATTTTTTCCTCCACCACCTCCGGGTAAACATTCTCGCCGTGGGCAAGGACAATAACGCACTTCGAACGTCCCTTGATGTGAAGATTGCCGCGCTCATCAAACAGTCCGAGATCACCAGTTGCCAGCCACCCGTCAGTATCAATGGTTTCAGCAGTGAGTTCCGGATTTTGGTAATACCCCTGCATCACATTGTGACCTCGCGCCATGATCTGGCCAATCCCGGTCAGAGGATCAGGATCGGCAATACGAAGCTCGACTCCCGGCACCGGTGGCCCGACCGATCCGATGGCGACCGACGGGTCTGCCAAAGGTCCGGCAGCGAGGAGCGGAGACGTTTCGGTCATGCCATAGCCCACCATATAAGGGAAACGCGCTTCCCGCAGAAAGATTTCCGTTTCAATATTAAGAGCGGCCCCGCCAATGGCCATTACCTTGAGCTTGCCGCCGAAAAAATCGGCCAACCGAGCGCCAATCTTGCGCCTGACCACCCTGCGCCCCCAAGGAAAACGCTGCAACTGTCGCAACCAAAAATTAGCATCTATCACCGGCAGCACTCGTTTTTTATAGATTTTATCCATAATCATGGGTACTGCGCAAATCACCTCGGGCCGTTCTTGGCGGCAGATCGCCTCCATCACTGCGGGAGTCGGGGCCTTATCGCTATACACCACTCGACAGCCATGGGCCAGAGGCAAGACAAACCCCAAGGTAAACTCGTAGGCATGGGAAAGTGGCAGGATTGACAAGAACGTCGCGCCTGGCGAAATAGCAATAATCTGCTGAGCCGAACCGACATTGGTACAAATATTGACATGAGAGAGCATCACCCCCTTGGAATGGCCGGAGGTGCCTGAGGTATAGATAATGACTGCGGTATCACCGGGAAGAGGCCCCAGAGCATCAAGACCAGCGAGAGGCAAACGGCTCCCGTATGCCAGAATCGAGGAAAAGGTCTCTACCGGGCCCAAGTGGGCCAACTCACTATCATCGGTGGTGAAGATTGCTTTAATTACATCACTACCGCAATCGAGAATTTTTTCAATCTGCCGTTTGGTGGTGAAGACCCAGCTCACCGAGGCATCGCGCACGATATGCCGGACATCACCCTCGGTAAAATCAGGCAAGATAGGAACAGCGATAGCACCGATAGCTGTTACAGCCAAAAATGCCACGCCCCAGTTCGGAGAGTTCTCTGCCAGAATCGCAACTCTCTCCCCCCGTTTCACCCCTTTAGCGGCGAGAGCGGCCGAAAGAATGTTAATCGTTTCCCCAAGTGCGGCATAGGACAGCGGCTTGGCAAAGGCCATGGACAGCGCCGGGCGCTGAGCATAACGACGAACACTCGACTCAACCAGGCCATTTATGGTGAGAGGTCCGGCCATGGGTCAACGGATCGTCTTATTCCTCAGCAGGTGATCTGCCAGGGTCAGGCACACCATAGCCTCACATACCGGGATGATCCGAGGGATCGCCGATATATCGTGGCGGCCGCCGATCTTGATAGTCACCGGCTGATGATTCAAGTCGATGCTCTGTTGTTCCTTGGCAATGGACGGAATTGGTTTGACTGCAACTCTCAAGACGATATCGTCGCCATTGGAAATTCCAGCCAGGATGCCTCCGGAACGGTTGCTCGCAAAACCGTCCGGGATCAAAGGATCATTATTCTCTGATCCAGTCATCGCCGCCGCAGCAAAACCAGCGCCGATCTCAACCCCCTTAACCGCCCCGATAGACATCAAAGCCCTGGCCAATTCGCCATCAAGTTTATCAAAAACCGGTTCCCCCAAGCCCGGTGGGCAATTCTGGGCGATGATTTCCACAATCCCGCCCAGGGTATCCCCCTCTTTCTTGGTAGAGGCAATCTTCTCCTCCATGAGCTGGGCCGCTTCATTATCCGGGCAGAAAAGCCGATTCTGACTGATCGCAGCCATATCCCGGCTTTCGATGGTAATTCCGCCCAAGGCCACGGTATAAGCGGTGACAATGACTCCCTGCTGAGCGAGCAACAGTCGGGCTACGGCACCTGCCGCGACCCGAGCCGCTGTCTCTCTGGCCGATGCCCGCCCGCCCCCGCGATGATCACGAATGCCGTATTTCTGCAGATAGGTGATATCGCCATGGCCTGGCCGGAAGATATCCTTGAGATGATCATAGGACTTACTGTGGGCATCCTTGTTATAGATGGCCAAGGCAATC
The genomic region above belongs to Desulfobulbaceae bacterium and contains:
- a CDS encoding glycogen synthase, translating into MIAREYGELAGAGGVKDVAMQLSVALSRGGRSVSVVLPMYGTIDPERLGFIRIGLDFDLDMSYPQEERREFVSIWCRKEEVDIYLIDSPRFREKSGIYTYTALDERHNPLHRQGEGHYDYFAMNVLHQKAALCLLIQLGIRPDIIHCHDGHTALLPALAREQDGFCHYFKETGFVVTIHNAGLGYHQEVHDLPFAQAVTGLPARVITANVLNGAFDPFLAAAHYAEMNTVSENYARELRETVDDAMTGWLGHQLLARGLALQGITNGIDPAEFNPMDYQRLGLPVGFQLAGGGQGGEGNGIGETSIGLSGKVQCRKELCDAVAAKSLSGIRQSGSLDFLPDQPLVTFIGRFSTQKGVDIMIDALKYLLPSDDDFQILILGSGQKEIEDALVALASDHRYKGRVCLLRGFDPSLANWVYAAGDFFLVPSRYEPCGLTDFIAQLFGNLPIVHYVGGLVKVVDGETGFAFHQHSGLALMEAMQHAFAVYRSSRGAVVAMQQKAVALIHAQYTWDKVKARYLDLYHQALERQLRG
- a CDS encoding long-chain fatty acid--CoA ligase: MAGPLTINGLVESSVRRYAQRPALSMAFAKPLSYAALGETINILSAALAAKGVKRGERVAILAENSPNWGVAFLAVTAIGAIAVPILPDFTEGDVRHIVRDASVSWVFTTKRQIEKILDCGSDVIKAIFTTDDSELAHLGPVETFSSILAYGSRLPLAGLDALGPLPGDTAVIIYTSGTSGHSKGVMLSHVNICTNVGSAQQIIAISPGATFLSILPLSHAYEFTLGFVLPLAHGCRVVYSDKAPTPAVMEAICRQERPEVICAVPMIMDKIYKKRVLPVIDANFWLRQLQRFPWGRRVVRRKIGARLADFFGGKLKVMAIGGAALNIETEIFLREARFPYMVGYGMTETSPLLAAGPLADPSVAIGSVGPPVPGVELRIADPDPLTGIGQIMARGHNVMQGYYQNPELTAETIDTDGWLATGDLGLFDERGNLHIKGRSKCVIVLAHGENVYPEVVEEKINACMQVVESLVVERNGRLEALVYLDYDLVDLAKGNQDAQRQTIQRLLAEIKDTVNRKLPGYSRVHTVSERTEPFVKTPTYKIKRCLYQ
- the aroC gene encoding chorismate synthase — its product is MAGNTFGNVFRVTTWGESHGTAVGAIIDGCPPGIALTPELIQCDLDRRRPGTGGAASPRQEPDRVEILSGVFENQTTGTPIALAIYNKDAHSKSYDHLKDIFRPGHGDITYLQKYGIRDHRGGGRASARETAARVAAGAVARLLLAQQGVIVTAYTVALGGITIESRDMAAISQNRLFCPDNEAAQLMEEKIASTKKEGDTLGGIVEIIAQNCPPGLGEPVFDKLDGELARALMSIGAVKGVEIGAGFAAAAMTGSENNDPLIPDGFASNRSGGILAGISNGDDIVLRVAVKPIPSIAKEQQSIDLNHQPVTIKIGGRHDISAIPRIIPVCEAMVCLTLADHLLRNKTIR